One Candidatus Zixiibacteriota bacterium genomic window, CATGCCAGAACCGGACATGTAGACCAATACTCTGGTCTGGTTGTTTACCACACCCTGCTCGTTCTTCAGGTCGGTGCTAACCTTCACATCTCCCTCGAACACAAACAGAGCAGCACCCAGATTGGCATTGGTAGAGACTTTGTCACCTATCATATAGATGGTGGCTAAATCTGAACCTGGAGTTGGCTTCGGTATCGCGGTAGCATCGTTAACCATAATCCTCAGCATCAGGACGAAATCGCTCAAGGAGAGCGGGAATCCGTCAGCATTGATGTCGGTGTTGGCAATCTGAACCGGAGGATCGATGGTGAACACGCTGGTGCCTCTGATGAAGTAGCTGGAGAACAGAACTACGTCACCTGGGTCATAAGTTATCAAGTTGAGGTTGATGTCTCCTCTCTTCTTCTCACCCGTAGTGCAAATCTGAATCCCTCCGCAATCCTCGAAGCAGACCCGGTTTGAAACCTCGTTTCCAGCGTGGAACTGTGTATCGCAATCGGCATAACTGAATTGATCCGGGTTAGAAGATACATACAACTTATAACCACTTACATCTGTGAATGAGTTCTGAGTGCAGTTGCCCTGATCCCATTCGAAACAAACATTGGCGAAGAATCCTCTCAGGTTATTATTAGAGGCAACTTGGAATTTGACTCTGGCCACCTCTATATAATCCGAGCTGGGCTCAATGGGGACTCCTGCTTGCGTATTCTTCAAGTCGTAGATGCCTAAGAGAAGAAGTTTGTACTTACAGCATCCACACATAGGACAAGGGAGCTGTCTGTAGGTGAAGTACTCCCAGCCAGAAGGAAGCCCGCTGCCACGGGTGACCTTCATAAAAGATAACACCGTGGGATCAAACTCAATCCTTAAATCGAATCCACCTATTTGAACTGAGGTCTTGAGCAGAATCGGTATTGAGACTGTATCTCCGGGGTTGGCGCAGCTATCTTCTCCGATCTTCACAAAGATATCGCAGGCGCAGTTCTGGACTACCACGTAGACCGAATCAAGCACAGAGATTCCGCAGTTATCAGTTACCTTGAAAACTACCAGATGAGGGTTGGAAAGAGTATCAGAAGCTCCTGGTACCCAGGTCCAGCTACCAGACAACGGTGGTTTTCCATTAAGGGTGATGAAGTTGCCCACTCCTGACAGCTTCTCTAAAGTGATATTATAGTTGTTATCTGGATCGGTTCCGGTCACGGTCAGCCTCGCTGTGTCACCCAAGCAAGCAGTTATGGACTGTGGTAGACTAAGTGTCGGCGGGCTATTAATGGTGACTGTCCAGGTGGCGGTATCATAATCCACAGCCCCACAACCATTGGTTACTTTGTATACATAATTATAGGTTCCAGACGAGCTGAGGTAGAATTTGACACATGCTGAGACATTTGTAATCCCGGTCTTGGGTGAGGGAATCCCTGGCCCTTCCAAGATAAGAGTGTCTCCCACATCTGGATCGTTAGCTGTCACACAGAATCTTATGGTATCCGGGGAGCAGAGAGATTTACTTGAATCCGGGGCAATTACAACTGGAGGATGATTGATGCTTACGTTCCAGACCGCGGTATCATAATCCACTGCCCCGCAAGCATCTGTTACCTTATAGATATAAGTATAGGTGCCAGCAGTTGAGATGTAGAATTTCACCTGAGCAGATAAGGGAGAAACGCCTTTCTTCGACGGTGATATTCCAGGACCTTCTAAGGTTATGGAATCGGATTGAGCATCTGTGGCTGTGACATTGAATCTTATGGTGTCAGGCTGACAGAGTTTTTTGGTCGAATCCGGAGCATTTACGATTGGGGGAGTGTTCATGCTAATCACCCAGGTAGAAGTATCAGCATCTGAGGCACCACATTTATCTGTTACAGTATAAATGTAGCCATAAGTTCCTGCAGAGCTAACATAAATCTTAATATTGGTTGACAAAGGTGAAAGTCCCTTGATTGGTGAAGGTATCCCAGGACCGGACAGGGTTAAGGTATCACCTGAGTTCGGATCAGTGGCGGTCACTGTGAACCTGATGGTATCTGGTCCACAGAAAGATTTAGTTGAATCGGGAGCAGTGACCACAGGTGGTGAGTTCATGGTAATAGTCCAGGTAGCAGTATCATAGACTGCAGACCCGCAGTGATTGGTTACCTGGTAGACATATTTATAAGTTTCACCTGAGCTGATATAAAATTTAACATCTGCATAAACAGGGGAGACCCCTTTAATTGGAACAGGTATCCCTGGACCAGATAAAGTTATGGTATCACCTGCATCCGGGTCATTAGCTGTAACCCTGAATCTGATGGTATCGGGTCCGCAGAAGAATTTACTGGAGTCAGGAGCAGTGACTGTAGGAGCTGAATTCATGGTAATAGTCCAGGTAGCAGTATCCACATCCGAAGCACCGCACTTGTCAGTTACAGTATAGATATAGTTATAAGTCCCGGCTGAACTGACATAGATTTTGATGTTAGCGGATAAAGGTGAAAGTCCCTTGATTGGCGAAGGTATCCCAGGACCGGACAGGGTTAAGGTATCACCTGAGTTCGGATCAGTGGCTGTAACTGTGAATCTGATAGTATCAGGTCCACAGAAGAACTTGCTGGAATCAGGTGCAGTGACCACAGGTGGTGAGTTCATAGTAATGGTCCCGGTAGCAGTATCAGCATCTGAGGCGCCGCACTTATCAGTCACGCTGTAGATATAATTATAAGTCCCGGCTGAACTGACATAAATCTTAATATTGGTTGACAAAGGTGAAAGTCCCTTGATTGGTGAAGGTATCCCAGGACCGGACAGGGTTAAGGTATCACCAGAGTTCGGGTCAGTGGCGGTAACGGTGAACCTGATGGTATCTGGTCCACAGAAGGACTTGGATGAATCTGGTGCGGTAACTGTAGGTGCCGAGTTAATAGTAATTGTCCACGTGGCTGTATCATAGTCCACTGCATCACAAGTATCAGTTACCTTATAGATGAAATTGTAAGTGCCAGAGGATGTAGGTGCCCACTTCTGGGTTCCGCTTAAAGGCGAAACTCCATTGACTGTAGCAAAACTGCCAGGGCCTGAGGTCTTCTGTAAGGTCAAGTTCTGTCCGGTATTTGGATCTGTTGCATTAACACTGAAGTTAACGCTGTCCCCTGGATTGCAGATGAACTTATTGTTGTCCGGTGCAGTGACTACAGGCGGTGAGTTCATGGTAATCGTCCAGGTAGCAGTATCTGCATCAGAAGAGCCACACTTGTCACTTACTGTATAGATATAATTGTAAGTCCCCGCTGAACTAACATAGATCTTAATGTTAGCGGACAGCGGTGAAAGTCCCTTGATTGGAGTAGCTATCCCT contains:
- a CDS encoding cohesin domain-containing protein; translated protein: MKKWLKLLSLAIFLTLITSIIANAYYWPPSNIPPGPPPNYTQIDTTYFMGAPGSLKCPPDTGKVFIWYANGLWQIANRVFSENSWEQYHAYILVRMDQPPTPNVNVFTEHFDLSNSTSPGNCYKENDRWGWKPWGGNLYEIWWDVSTREWHEGDGSIEAFMKFKIAGCAVDFNIWSSGHNGYFTADMICLGANGKPLTTIPEFYDYFPGISDPYQSQAGNSPGNDPNVTIFTKKDDVLRAYNKLGLISATVSYPCDPYKTFGNYGPRYSGTFAYEGNGVQFSTKCVEALNHNPNLILPEDPVLLVGEGSSVYVPIFASDPDPEDTITIQKIFGAGIYTPKTGPTPISDTMSFVPDTSGRYKFIFKTTDNHGLTNYDTTYYTITINTPPVVSAPDSSKFLCNPDTIRFNVSGTDTDPNDTLKLELISSPGIFTTVNGPSPVSGTLKYYVTATGTYNFIFKVTDKYGAVDYDTASWFVIKDATTPVVTAPDSSKTLCGPDTIRFTVSATDANPYDTLKLYKYSGPGTFYPDTVKGNPPLSGELKYYVTASGTYNFIFKTMDKCGRYDFDTATYVINMNTPPVVTAPDSSKFFCGPDTIRFTVTATDPNSGDTLTLSGPGIATPIKGLSPLSANIKIYVSSAGTYNYIYTVSDKCGASDADTATWTITMNSPPVVTAPDNSKFICSPGDSVNFSVSATDPNTGQNLTLEKTSGPGSFATVNGASPLSGIQKWAPTTAGTYNFIYKVTDACGTVDYDTATWVITFNTPPVVSAPDSSKFLCNPDTIRFNVSATDADPNDTLKLELVSSPGIFSTVTGPSPVNGTLKYYVTATGTYTFIFKVTDKCGAVDYDTASWFVIKDATTPVVTAPDSSKTLCGPDTIKFTVSATDANPYDTLKLYKYSGPGTFYPDTVKGNPPLSGTLKYYVTASGTYNFIFKAMDKCGRYDFDTATYVINMNTPPTVTVPDSSKSFCGPDTIRFTVTATDPNTGDTLTLSGPGIATPIKGLSPLSANIKIYVSSAGTYNYIYTVSDKCGSSDADTATWTITMNSPPVVTAPDNNKFICNPGDSVNFSVNATDPNTGQNLTLQKTSGPGSFATVNGVSPLSGTQKWAPTSSGTYNFIYKVTDTCDAVDYDTATWTITINSAPTVTAPDSSKSFCGPDTIRFTVTATDPNSGDTLTLSGPGIPSPIKGLSPLSTNIKIYVSSAGTYNYIYSVTDKCGASDADTATGTITMNSPPVVTAPDSSKFFCGPDTIRFTVTATDPNSGDTLTLSGPGIPSPIKGLSPLSANIKIYVSSAGTYNYIYTVTDKCGASDVDTATWTITMNSAPTVTAPDSSKFFCGPDTIRFRVTANDPDAGDTITLSGPGIPVPIKGVSPVYADVKFYISSGETYKYVYQVTNHCGSAVYDTATWTITMNSPPVVTAPDSTKSFCGPDTIRFTVTATDPNSGDTLTLSGPGIPSPIKGLSPLSTNIKIYVSSAGTYGYIYTVTDKCGASDADTSTWVISMNTPPIVNAPDSTKKLCQPDTIRFNVTATDAQSDSITLEGPGISPSKKGVSPLSAQVKFYISTAGTYTYIYKVTDACGAVDYDTAVWNVSINHPPVVIAPDSSKSLCSPDTIRFCVTANDPDVGDTLILEGPGIPSPKTGITNVSACVKFYLSSSGTYNYVYKVTNGCGAVDYDTATWTVTINSPPTLSLPQSITACLGDTARLTVTGTDPDNNYNITLEKLSGVGNFITLNGKPPLSGSWTWVPGASDTLSNPHLVVFKVTDNCGISVLDSVYVVVQNCACDIFVKIGEDSCANPGDTVSIPILLKTSVQIGGFDLRIEFDPTVLSFMKVTRGSGLPSGWEYFTYRQLPCPMCGCCKYKLLLLGIYDLKNTQAGVPIEPSSDYIEVARVKFQVASNNNLRGFFANVCFEWDQGNCTQNSFTDVSGYKLYVSSNPDQFSYADCDTQFHAGNEVSNRVCFEDCGGIQICTTGEKKRGDINLNLITYDPGDVVLFSSYFIRGTSVFTIDPPVQIANTDINADGFPLSLSDFVLMLRIMVNDATAIPKPTPGSDLATIYMIGDKVSTNANLGAALFVFEGDVKVSTDLKNEQGVVNNQTRVLVYMSGSGM